One window of the Phormidium ambiguum IAM M-71 genome contains the following:
- a CDS encoding WD40 repeat domain-containing protein encodes MSNNSNRLEMIEYAAVVGTIAGAVVAIISGKIVYLAVPLSASVLLNLVNRRRFELLSRNSTNFAITRLYRQLAADIQTLQAVTRTLASGGEASYLGIAKQTARMQEFIASLLGAKINPIYQDIEEIKDQYSNLQDSLSSVVQYLNSTSLAPRVDNLEQSIQQFSDKIGDISVPPEQWLIGQIEDLKLQIRDLQLRGSKVENHKQKLNEYAQIESWLMSKLDDLKRQVQEIQKSVGIESSNIQKTPETVLYQQAKLPFANLQSPNSHLQQTEITPTIQTLTSPIAPPQWNCVCTFLAHSDWVSAIVFAADVGKIASGSFDHSIKVWNYQTGELMRVVSQNAGAVYALAFSHDYNLLAQGGAEQNIKLWEIETGALVEICKEHSGSVRAIAISSNGRTLASGSYDGTIKLWDVETAKEIKSFTKHSGVVSSIAFSPEGEILASGGGDGIIKLWHWNTGQLLHSLAGDLGVISGIAFHPTQPMLASASSDRTIKLWDLSTRDRLFTFIGHSGGVSSVCFSPDGKTLFSASVDGSIIIWDLATGKQLTTLTFEPTQAIVSMALSQNGQTLAAGSVNGLLKIWQLNSSS; translated from the coding sequence ATGTCGAACAACTCTAATCGGCTAGAAATGATAGAATATGCCGCCGTCGTAGGTACGATCGCCGGAGCGGTGGTAGCTATCATCAGCGGCAAAATTGTTTATTTAGCAGTACCTCTGTCTGCTTCAGTGTTACTCAACTTAGTCAACCGTCGCCGCTTTGAGTTGCTAAGTAGGAACAGTACCAACTTTGCCATAACACGCTTGTATCGGCAACTCGCAGCAGATATCCAAACTTTACAAGCTGTGACAAGAACTTTAGCTTCTGGGGGAGAAGCAAGTTATTTAGGTATTGCCAAGCAAACAGCAAGAATGCAAGAGTTCATTGCTTCTTTACTGGGTGCTAAAATCAATCCGATTTATCAAGATATCGAAGAAATTAAGGATCAATACAGCAATTTACAAGATTCCTTAAGTAGTGTGGTGCAGTATCTCAATAGCACTTCTTTAGCACCACGAGTCGATAATTTAGAGCAAAGTATACAACAGTTTTCTGATAAAATTGGAGATATTTCTGTACCTCCAGAACAATGGTTAATTGGTCAAATAGAAGATTTAAAACTACAAATTAGAGACTTACAATTGCGGGGAAGCAAAGTAGAAAACCACAAACAAAAACTTAACGAATATGCTCAAATTGAGTCGTGGTTAATGAGTAAGCTAGACGACCTCAAAAGACAAGTACAAGAAATTCAGAAATCTGTGGGAATAGAATCTTCCAATATTCAGAAAACCCCTGAAACTGTTCTTTATCAGCAAGCTAAATTACCTTTTGCTAATTTGCAATCACCAAATTCTCATCTGCAACAAACTGAAATTACTCCGACAATTCAAACGTTGACTTCTCCTATTGCACCACCACAATGGAATTGTGTTTGTACTTTTCTTGCTCATTCTGATTGGGTATCTGCGATCGTTTTTGCGGCGGATGTAGGGAAGATTGCTAGTGGTAGTTTTGACCACAGCATCAAAGTTTGGAATTATCAAACTGGGGAATTAATGCGAGTAGTTTCTCAAAATGCTGGTGCTGTTTATGCTTTAGCTTTTAGTCATGATTATAATTTATTAGCGCAGGGTGGTGCGGAACAAAATATTAAACTTTGGGAAATTGAAACAGGTGCATTAGTAGAAATTTGTAAAGAACATAGTGGATCGGTAAGAGCAATTGCTATTAGTTCTAATGGGAGGACTTTAGCGAGTGGTAGTTATGATGGCACTATTAAGTTGTGGGATGTAGAAACTGCCAAAGAAATTAAAAGTTTTACTAAACATTCTGGTGTGGTGAGTTCGATCGCATTTAGTCCAGAAGGCGAAATTCTTGCTAGTGGTGGCGGCGATGGGATTATCAAACTTTGGCATTGGAATACTGGACAATTGTTGCACAGTTTAGCTGGAGATTTGGGTGTCATTTCTGGAATTGCTTTTCATCCTACGCAACCAATGTTAGCTAGTGCTAGTAGCGATCGCACTATCAAGTTGTGGGATTTGAGCACGCGCGATCGACTTTTTACTTTTATTGGTCACTCAGGAGGTGTTAGTTCTGTTTGCTTTAGTCCTGATGGCAAAACTCTATTTAGCGCCAGTGTTGATGGTTCTATTATTATCTGGGATTTAGCTACTGGCAAACAGTTAACTACCTTGACTTTTGAACCTACACAGGCGATCGTTTCAATGGCCTTAAGTCAAAATGGCCAAACTTTAGCTGCTGGTAGTGTCAATGGATTATTGAAAATTTGGCAACTGAACTCTAGCAGTTAG